The proteins below come from a single Drosophila suzukii chromosome X, CBGP_Dsuzu_IsoJpt1.0, whole genome shotgun sequence genomic window:
- the LOC108005266 gene encoding uncharacterized protein — protein MKFSNSILICLYGLVICDWILAAPQPKCKLHQTINPSDYDPVDLTEDPITSAEVKALENQVELVNSILLWPFQFLGNQIREQFEIMRHNTAVLIDLERRNFKIQREKEGFESEMDDQEDEDQIESYEDKEPKPFRRPRNNKNITPFEPWNSPQSPVENLLPLKDYHFTVVEIHHFRLSNKTVIANY, from the exons ATGAAGTTCTCCAATTCAATA CTGATCTGCCTTTATGGATTGGTAATATGCGACTGGATATTGGCCGCTCCCCAACCCAAGTGCAAGCTACACCAGACTATTAATCCTTCGGACTACGACCCCGTTGATCTGACTGAAGATCCCATAACTTCTGCTGAAGTAAAAGCATTGGAAAATCAAGTGGAGCTTGTCAATTCGATACTACTTTGGCCGTTTCAGTTTCTCGGTAATCAAATAAGAGAGCAGTTTGAAATAATGCGGCATAATACAGCGGTACTAATCGACTTGGAACGTCGTAACTTCAAGATTCAAAGGGAGAAGGAAGGCTTTGAGTCGGAAATGGATGACCAGGAAGATGAAGACCAAATTGAGTCCTACGAGGATAAGGAGCCGAAACCTTTTCGTCGACCGAGGAACAACAAGAACATCACCCCTTTCGAGCCTTGGAATAGTCCACAATCCCCGGTTGAAAACCTTTTGCCATTAAAGGACTATCATTTCACTGTCGTCGAGATTCACCACTTCAGACTAAGCAACAAAACTGTAATCGCCAACTACTAA
- the LOC108005237 gene encoding poly(A) polymerase — MHSQQKRTITSIKAITMILILILLQVLGILAAQKHSPIANWQMGDPHYTSDQYAKILGDAGVGQDSDEKDNKGIRAMQIQYVDYQPNCQPGGVPVCATNGTDSFYFENNCRLEAANMKMLFQYGTELEPTEMERCLPTCQTMKCTQVERPVCALAEIGGAVPQTFANECEMRRRECHTRQVLRILHSGPCQTPTKSGRKKKLRRNKHKRPIKAASISKFDNIPKKVYLMLATPAPWSATTTPRTSTTTSTTRITTTPRMRPTKPTSTSPSPMQFQQLMSLANPMVSVSQAVDAYNVYNIPDVGHDYGEITDSSLSMFLPEVGRVTEPYSPIESTTSTIPTTTSTTPTPALITSTKKSRITSLPGTTTIKSYSTTLMSSTTEISQETTSKVSEAISQAMNTTQKSIFTTTPQFKAS, encoded by the exons ATGCATTCGCAGCAGAAGCGCACGATCACCAGCATTAAGGCTATAACCATGATCCTAATCCTGATCCTGCTCCAAGTTCTTGGAATCCTGGCGGCCCAGAAACACTCACCCATCGCCAATTGGCAAATGGGTGATCCGCACTACACGAGTGACCAGTACGCCAAGATCCTGGGCGATGCGGGAGTGGGTCAGGATTCCGATGAGAAGGACAATAAAGGAATAAGAGCCATGCAGATCCAGTATGTGGACTACCAGCCCAACTGCCAGCCAGGTGGAGTACCCGTCTGCGCCACCAATGGAACCGATAGCTTTTACTTCGAGAACAACTGCCGGTTGGAGGCGGCCAACATGAAGATGCTTTTCCAGTACGGCACAG AACTTGAGCCCACGGAGATGGAGCGATGCCTGCCCACCTGCCAGACGATGAAGTGCACCCAGGTGGAGCGACCAGTTTGCGCGCTGGCCGAGATCGGAGGAGCTGTGCCCCAAACCTTTGCCAACGAGTGCGAGATGCGACGTCGTGAGTGCCACACGAGACAAG TCCTGCGAATCCTGCACTCAGGTCCTTGCCAAACTCCCACAAAAAGCGGTCGCAAGAAGAAGCTGCGTCGCAACAAACATAAGCGACCCATTAAAGCCGCATCCATCTCAAAGTTTGATAATATTCCTAAGAAAGTATACCTAATGCTGGCTACTCCTGCTCCTTGGAGCGCCACCACCACGCCAAGGACATCCACCACCACCTCAACCACCAGGATCACCACGACGCCCAGGATGAGACCCACCAAACCCACCAGCACCAGTCCCTCACCCATGCAATTCCAGCAACTGATGAGTTTGGCCAATCCCATGGTCTCCGTTTCCCAAGCAGTGGATGCCTACAATGTGTACAATATCCCCGATGTGGGTCACGATTACGGCGAGATAACCGACTCCTCGCTCTCGATGTTTTTGCCGGAAGTGGGTCGTGTCACGGAGCCCTATTCCCCAATAGAAAGCACTACCAGTACCATCCCCACCACCACATCCACCACACCCACACCAGCTTTAATCACAAGCACCAAGAAATCTAGGATCACAAGTCTTCCGGGCACCACCACCATCAAGAGTTACTCCACCACACTGATGTCCAGCACCACTGAGATAAGTCAAGAAACCACTTCGAAGGTTTCGGAGGCCATAAGCCAGGCAATGAACACCACTCAGAAATCCATTTTCACTACAACTCCTCAATTTAAGGCTTCTTGA
- the LOC108005271 gene encoding uncharacterized protein, with translation MKFYKSMLICFYGLVICDWILAAPQPKCMLNKTREEPSESDPINFNEDPIISGEVKALDRQIEMLNSIVVWPIKFFCEEAKNIFKDWEYLQTCEVVKRSKAWSQKRITGEMESYED, from the exons ATGAAGTTCTACAAGTCAATG CTGATCTGTTTTTATGGATTGGTAATATGCGACTGGATATTGGCCGCTCCCCAACCTAAGTGCATGCTGAACAAGACCCGTGAAGAGCCTTCGGAATCCGACcccattaattttaatgaggACCCCATTATTTCTGGAGAAGTGAAAGCATTGGATAGGCAAATTGAGATGCTCAATTCGATAGTTGTTTGGCCCATTAAGTTCTTTTGTGAGGAGGCAaagaacattttcaaagaCTGGGAGTATTTACAAACTTGTGAAGTAGTAAAAAGAAGCAAAGCGTGGAGTCAAAAACGGATCACCGGGGAGATGGAGTCCTACGAGGACTAG
- the LOC108005192 gene encoding mucin-2 has protein sequence MTAILLPIGIALLVAVQARDYGVPYYPAPHYFEHQQPYDLPCPPSGPESLVCAGAPGAQPSTFPSPCEVQRFRALTGINWEIIHENRCETFEVCPDNCQDQYNPICGKYKDARRNFRSECELQLVKCRTGHPWRKQHDGPCESRYPVAQSPRAQNYNPYAINPYQPNYGSSGSYASYGAIAPPQGPYRSQGPYGSQGPYGSQRSAGPYGPYGPYGSQSQPQGYPQSSFVSPKPTYEAPVYHPYEISWENIPTESDYAITSKPYTNPTYEETQTASPTTTPTTTTSTTTTNSPTTTSTTSISTTTTSTTPETEQEDTTEAPSVTSNPRQNIKVNAVIEGPANKTTQKPSTTASPTEAPTTEAELPTEPSSTESRVTAPPLKKYATTASPQHATTTAKPSKPSLSINAVKESRQEVKETTEQQTSTESSTPKTKPIYQSLNIYKAPTVFSSTESLEGEKTTQESLDKVFKINAVEVSTEKEPEETTEAETTSASTTPKAPPTYPSYPTYQSSNVYKTYPVYDSTEAEDEETTQESVDKVIKINAVVVSTEKKPEETTEAKTTAESSTPKAAPTYPSYPTYPSSNLYKTYPVYNSTEAPEKEETSQEPFEKVLKINAVEVSTEKKPEETTEVNTTSEPSTPRAAPTYPSYPAYPSSSVYKTYSAYGSTEAAQIEETTQESLDKILKVNAVEVSTEKKPEETTEAKTTSESSTPKAAPTYPSYPTYPSSSVYKTYPVYNSTEAPQDKETTQESLDKVFKINAVEVSTEKNPEETTEAKTTSKPSTPKAAPTYPSYPTYPSTSDYKTYPVYGSTEAPKDEENTQESIDKLIKINAVEVSTEKKPEETTEAKTTVESSTPKAAPTYPSYPTYPSSSVYKTNLDYVSTKAPDDGETTQGSLNKVLKINAVEVSTEKTPEETTEAKTTPESSTPIVEPTYPSYPTYPSSSDYKTYPVYGSSGTPEDEESEDDKTTVRSLDKAIKINAVAESQNKTLPEPSQNSTSAPTVSGNTTSAILPEVQQGLTMDAQKEANSTETESGEVPEIVRTESVSKNGTVVNLEVTCKRESKKLKLDTSSSDNRSNLYFIFLGC, from the exons ATGACAGCAATTCTACTACCAATTGGAATCGCCCTGCTCGTCGCAGTTCAGGCTAGGGATTACGGAGTTCCTTACTACCCAGCACCGCACTATTTCGAGCACCAGCAGCCATATGATTTACCGTGTCCGCCGTCGGGTCCCGAGAGTCTGGTTTGTGCCGGTGCTCCCGGTGCCCAGCCATCCACCTTTCCCAGTCCCTGCGAGGTCCAACGTTTCCGGGCCCTGACAGGAATAA ACTGGGAGATCATCCATGAGAATAGGTGCGAAACTTTCGAAGTCTGCCCGGATAACTGTCAGGATCAGTACAATCCCATTTGCGGAAAGTACAAGGATGCCAGGCGAAACTTCCGGAGTGAATGCGAGCTGCAGCTGGTCAAGTGCCGCACAGGACATC CTTGGAGAAAGCAGCACGATGGCCCCTGTGAAAGTAGATATCCAGTCGCCCAATCACCTCGCGCTCAAAACTACAATCCCTATGCGATCAACCCATACCAACCGAACTATGGATCTTCTGGATCGTATGCCTCTTACGGAGCAATTGCACCTCCTCAAGGACCCTACAGATCCCAAGGTCCTTATGGATCTCAAGGACCTTATGGATCTCAACGATCGGCTGGACCTTACGGACCCTACGGACCATATGGATCGCAATCTCAGCCTCAAGGTTATCCACAATCGTCATTTGTATCCCCGAAACCCACCTATGAGGCACCAGTTTATCACCCATATGAGATTTCCTGGGAAAACATACCCACTGAGTCCGATTACGCCATTACCTCCAAACCTTATACAAATCCAACCTACGAGGAAACACAAACCGCTTCTCCCACCACTACCCCCACAACAACCACTTCCACCACAACAACCAATTCCCCCACAACCACTTCCACAACAAGCATTTCCACCACAACAACTTCCACAACACCTGAAACCGAGCAGGAAGACACCACTGAGGCCCCAAGTGTAACATCAAACCCTAGGCAGAATATAAAGGTAAATGCCGTGATCGAAGGACCAGCTAACAAAACCACCCAAAAGCCCTCCACGACGGCTTCGCCGACTGAAGCCCCAACAACAGAGGCAGAACTACCCACGGAGCCCAGTTCCACAGAGTCCAGAGTCACTGCTCCTCCTTTAAAGAAATACGCGACGACTGCTTCTCCACAGCACGCGACAACCACAGCAAAGCCATCAAAGCCTTCACTTTCCATTAACGCCGTAAAGGAATCTCGACAGGAAGTTAAAGAGACCACTGAGCAGCAAACTAGCACAGAATCAAGCACGCCTAAAACCAAACCCATCTATCAATCCCTCAATATTTATAAGGCACCCACAGTCTTCAGCTCTACTGAAAGTCTTGAGGGCGAAAAAACCACTCAAGAGTCTTTAGATAAGGTCTTCAAAATAAACGCAGTGGAAGTGAGTACCGAGAAGGAGCCTGAAGAAACCACTGAGGCGGAGACTACCTCAGCATCTACCACTCCCAAAGCGCCACCCACCTACCCATCATATCCAACTTATCAGTCCTCTAACGTCTACAAAACTTACCCAGTCTATGATTCTACTGAAGCTGAGGATGAGGAAACTACACAAGAGTCTGTAGACAAGgtgattaaaataaatgcagTGGTAGTAAGTACTGAGAAGAAACCTGAAGAGACCACTGAGGCAAAGACTACCGCAGAATCTAGCACTCCCAAAGCGGCACCGACATACCCATCATATCCAACATATCCATCCTCAAATCTCTATAAAACTTACCCAGTTTATAACTCTACTGAAGCTCCTGAGAAAGAAGAAACCTCTCAAGAGCCTTTTGAAAAGGTTCTCAAAATAAATGCAGTTGAAGTAAGTACTGAGAAGAAACCTGAAGAGACCACTGAGGTGAACACTACCTCGGAACCTAGCACTCCAAGAGCGGCACCAACTTATCCGTCATATCCAGCTTATCCATCCTCAAGTGTCTACAAAACTTACTCAGCCTACGGCTCTACTGAAGCTGCTCAGATTGAAGAAACCACTCAAGAGTCTTTAGATAAGATTCTCAAAGTAAATGCAGTGGAAGTAAGTACTGAGAAGAAGCCTGAAGAGACCACTGAGGCGAAGACTACCTCGGAATCTAGTACTCCAAAAGCCGCACCGACCTACCCATCATATCCAACTTATCCATCCTCAAGTGTGTATAAAACTTATCCAGTCTATAACTCTACTGAAGCTCCTCAGGATAAAGAAACCACTCAAGAGTCTTTAGATAAggttttcaaaataaatgcaGTGGAAGTAAGTACTGAGAAGAATCCTGAAGAGACCACTGAGGCGAAGACTACCTCAAAACCTAGCACTCCCAAGGCGGCACCGACTTACCCATCATATCCAACTTATCCATCTACGAGTGATTATAAAACTTACCCAGTCTACGGCTCTACTGAAGCTCCTAAAGATGAAGAAAACACTCAAGAGTCTATAGATAAGCTCATCAAAATAAATGCAGTGGAAGTCAGTACTGAGAAGAAACCCGAAGAGACCACTGAGGCGAAGACTACGGTGGAGTCTAGCACTCCGAAAGCGGCACCGACTTACCCATCATATCCAACTTATCCATCCTCAAGTGTCTATAAAACTAATCTAGACTATGTTTCTACTAAAGCTCCTGATGATGGAGAAACCACTCAAGGGTCTTTAAATAAGGTTCTCAAAATAAATGCAGTGGAAGTAAGTACTGAGAAGACACCTGAAGAGACCACTGAGGCAAAGACTACCCCAGAATCTAGCACTCCCATAGTGGAACCGACATACCCATCATATCCAACTTATCCATCCTCAAGTGACTATAAAACGTATCCAGTCTATGGCTCTTCTGGAACTCCGGAGGATGAAGAATCAGAGGATGATAAAACTACTGTAAGGTCTTTGGACAAAGCCATAAAGATTAACGCAGTCGCGGAGTCCCAAAACAAAACATTGCCAGAACCCAGTCAAAACTCAACCTCTGCACCCACTGTTTCCGGGAATACCACCTCTGCTATATTGCCAGAAGTGCAACAAGGACTTACAATGGATGCACAGAAAGAGGCCAATAGCACGGAGACTGAATCAGGGGAAGTCCCGGAAATCGTGAGGACAGAAAGTGTCAGTAAGAACGGCACTGTGGTAAATTTGGAGGTGACCTGCAAACGAGAGTCCAAAAAGCTGAAACTGGATACATCAAGTTCCGACAACCGTAGCAATCTATACTTTATATTCTTGGGCTGCTAA
- the Mur11Da gene encoding mucin-21 — MWRVLACLVLMSALTFSKGHRGDYPGFQRLKNVPSYNQRPCGPRVCGKSGLCYRSFESICELNDYNVKLIFSGQDEFVLTDPIYCQEAPSLPQPKLIDVGYYYNHRSLVVAQPPRSLYSPRLPRPRISNDPEYIRNYDAIPPSDTYDTAPDYDLPYPIWSFKRPQAPRRRNRVSYRPPYWNYPTRRPEATRRPCYETTRTTTKAPISTKIPTYSTTTTATEPSTTTTATETTTSTSEASTTTASTEASTTTSTERTTTTSRPTTTTTRSTTTEPTTLKSTTQSTTTTETTTGPSTTTSTDPSTTTTQEPTTTTTTESSTTTTTDPSTSTSIESSTTTTTNSTTNPTTDPTTNPPTDPITDPTRDPTTDPTTDPTTDPTTDPTTDPATEPTTDPTTDPTTDPATEPTTDPATTASNSTTTTESFSTTTTNATTTTTTDPSTTTTTDPTTTNTTDFSTSTTTDPATTTTSESSSTTTTAPSTTTTLASSRTTTAPSTTTTLASSTTTTVPSTMTTLASSTTTTNAPTTTTTETSTSSATTTTSTSTTTTDSSTTTTTDPTTMLSTDSSTTTTTDSSTTSNTAASAQPLTVEVRNADERLVDFDLEAVALNTDTGEPNCTEITKVLITTGSRIVFQFSGCIVARTSSSISTTPTSTTTTPKSTTGTTSPQGTPSYQWYGQSTNYAQSHVIYTY; from the exons ATGTGGAGAGTGCTTGCCTGTTTAGTCCTGATGTCAGCTTTGACCTTCTCCAAGGGTCATCGCGGAGATTACCCGGGATTTCAACGTCTAAAAAATGTTCCGAGTTATAACCAACGACCCTGTGGCCCCCGAGTTTGTGGCAAAAGCGGGCTTTGCTATCGCAGTTTTGAAAGTATCTGTGAACTCAACGACTATAATGTAAAGCTGATATTCAGTGGCCAAGATG AATTCGTTTTGACAGACCCTATTTATTGCCAAGAGGCACCGTCGCTGCCGCAGCCAAAGCTAATTGATGTGGGCTACTATTATAATCACCGAAGTTTGGTGGTAGCTCAACCGCCCCGCTCGCTTTACTCACCCCGCCTACCCAGACCCAGAATTTCCAATGATCCAGAATATATCAGAAATTACGACGCGATCCCACCATCAGATACTTATGATACAGCGCCGGACTACGATCTTCCGTATCCGATATGGTCTTTTAAGAGGCCTCAAGCTCCGCGGAGAAGGAACCGAGTGAGTTACAGGCCTCCATATTGGAACTACCCCACCAGGCGACCAGAAGCAACCAGGCGGCCATGTTATGAGACAACAAGAACCACCACAAAAGCTCCTATATCAACTAAGATCCCCACGTATtcaacaacaaccacagcaACTGAGCCATCTACAACTACGACTGCAACTGAAACTACAACGTCTACTAGTGAAGCATCTACGACAACAGCAAGCACTGAAGCTTCTACAACAACAAGCACCGAGAGAACAACGACAACTTCAAGACCGACAACAACTACAACTAGATCAACAACCACAGAACCAACAACCTTAAAATCAACGACTCAGTCAACAACAACTACCGAAACAACCACAGGACCATCAACGACAACATCCACAGATCCTTCTACCACGACAACGCAAGAGCCCACAACGACAACAACTACAGAATCATCCACTACAACGACAACGGATCCGTCCACAAGCACATCCATAGAATCTTCTacaacgacaacaacaaaTTCAACAACAAATCCAACAACAGATCCAACAACAAATCCACCAACAGATCCAATAACAGATCCAACAAGAGATCCAACAACAGACCCAACTACAGATCCAACAACAGACCCAACTACAGACCCAACTACAGATCCAGCAACAGAACCAACTACAGACCCAACTACAGACCCAACTACAGATCCAGCAACAGAACCAACTACAGATCCAGCGACGACAGCATCGAATTCAACAACGACTACAGAGTCTTTCAGCACAACAACCACTAACGCTACCACAACAACGACTACCGATCCTTCCACAACAACGACGACCGATCCTACCACAACGAATACCACTGATTTTTCAACATCGACAACGACAGATCCAGCAACGACAACCACTTCAGAATCTTCCTCTACAACGACAACGGCTCCATCCACAACGACAACTTTAGCGTCTTCCAGAACGACAACGGCTCCATCCACAACGACAACTTTAGCGTCTTCTACAACGACAACGGTCCCATCCACAATGACAACTTTAGCGTCTTCTACAACGACAACAAATGCTCCAACCACAACTACAACAGAAACCTCCACATCttctgcaacaacaacaacttccACATCAACTACAACCACAGATTCTTCTACAACGACAACAACAGATCCAACAACGATGTTAAGTACAGATTCCTCtacgacaacaacaacggatTCCTCCACAACTTCAAACACTGCCGCATCT GCTCAACCCTTGACTGTTGAGGTCAGAAATGCGGACGAACGGCTTGTAGATTTCGATTTGGAAGCCGTGGCCTTGAACACGGATACGGGAGAACCAAACTGCACGGAGATCACCAAAGTTCTGATAACCACAGGATCAAGGATTGTCTTTCAGTTCTCTGGATGCATTGTAGCGAGGACTTCTTCGAGTATCTCCACAACTCCGACCAGCACTACTACAACTCCGAAAAGCACCACGGGAACAACATCACCTCAGGGAACGCCATCCTACCAGTGGTATGGTCAATCAACGAACTATGCCCAATCTCATGTAATATATACCTACTAA
- the LOC108005215 gene encoding integumentary mucin C.1 codes for MFHSRPQSQSSSLVNFGLLLTFVLAFVGVKGDYDWYGDYTGSELDYIFADVNFDAVCPPGGYAVCASDGYNYHPFSSKCRLDSQNLKLLFAGKKELIQTDLKYCSSHPGQSYGPSAPAQSYYPKSSPVQNLAPIQYSSSSGQNSYAYAAASGPYGAKATAEAPGPYPVAAPTYSVSYPSAPAPAPAPAPAPAAYAPPPAKYPSRPAKYPVPFSSYPAYAAVLSSAGTTKAPFSGSTTTSATSSTTKASRYPAYPTNDPTTTVATTAATTSEATTTGATTTEATTTEATSTSETTTAATTTEATTTAATTTSATTTAATTTAATTTAATTTAATTTAATTTAATTTAATTTAATTTAATTTAATTTAATTTAATTTAATTTAATTTAATTTAATTTAATTTAAP; via the exons ATGTTCCACTCCAGGCCTCAGTCGCAATCCAGCTCCTTGGTCAACTTTGGTCTACTCTTGACCTTTGTACTGGCTTTCGTCGGGGTTAAAGGTGACTACGACTGGTATGGCGATTATACGGGCTCTGAGTTGGACTACATCTTTGCCGATGTGAACTTCGATGCCGTGTGTCCCCCAGGTGGCTATGCAGTTTGTGCTTCCGATGGATACAACTACCATCCATTTTCGAGCAAGTGTCGCCTGGATTCGCAGAACTTGAAGCTGCTGTTCGCCGGCAAGAAGG AACTTATCCAAACTGATCTGAAGTACTGTTCCTCGCATCCCGGCCAATCGTATGGGCCCTCTGCCCCTGCCCAAAGTTACTATCCCAAGAGCTCGCCAGTCCAAAACTTGGCCCCGATTCAGTATTCCTCTTCATCTGGCCAGAATTCGTATGCCTATGCCGCCGCCAGTGGTCCCTATGGCGCCAAGGCAACGGCCGAGGCTCCTGGTCCGTATCCTGTGGCTGCTCCGACCTACTCCGTTTCGTATCCTTCCGCTCCCGcccctgctcctgctcctgctcccgCTCCTGCTGCCTACGCCCCGCCCCCAGCCAAGTATCCTTCCCGTCCAGCCAAGTATCCCGTCCCATTCTCGTCCTACCCCGCCTATGCCGCTGTTCTAAGCTCCGCCGGCACCACCAAGGCGCCATTTAGCGGATCGACCACGACCTCGGCCACCAGCTCCACCACAAAGGCCAGCAGATATCCAGCATATCCCACCAATGACCCAACAACCACGGTGGCAACCACGGCGGCAACAACTTCAGAAGCAACAACCACAGGAGCAACAACCACAGAAGCAACAACCACAGAAGCAACAAGCACGTCAGAAACAACCACGGCAGCAACAACGACGGAAGCAACAACCACTGCAGCAACAACCACATCAGCAACAACTACGGCAGCAACAACCACTGCAGCAACAACCACGGCAGCAACaaccacagcagcaacaaccacCGCAGCAACAACCACCGCAGCAACAACCACGGCAGCAACAACCACAGCGGCAACAACCACCGCAGCAACAACCACGGCAGCAACAACCACGGCAGCAACAACCACGGCAGCAACAACGACGGCAGCAACaaccacagcagcaacaaccacggcagcaacaaccacagcagcaacaaccacGGCAGCAACAACCACAGCAGCTCCTTAA